A genome region from Tenebrio molitor chromosome 4, icTenMoli1.1, whole genome shotgun sequence includes the following:
- the LOC138128423 gene encoding cilia- and flagella-associated protein 61-like, giving the protein MTTLWIHYAVWDRRYTTLFLKPTLQALFQQYEPMDNVIMVCPPGINRLDFIDDVTTRVLPFGFTNPAKVQTLYLAKKSDFVAHYVIRRAVEEDNDDLVAIIPKVVEDHYGHYYISELLSNPEETGRQIVVAEHRGCAVGVLCLNEVVNYDLLNEEFELVPYNGLKKHCTDDEVIRSQVPSATQLPVQEDSSTERLSSISLNEEAREEATLEQEEQENFSDDDFSLVNLSSSLILNFLYDDEESEHMLFTESETSIESHFSAVVLNEEYEDHLYNADKPEIGYGEADKRPSRQLRQENTTIPTFHGEPNAFALEVCTSVADHENCLYLLFQAAFHCFPDRHYCVVSLPTDAKVCYLMKHFARVVPRFNSVFNHELYVLHKNAILGKLWARVGVTEDKPKISELVASMIKPSIIEEMFKEAVDIRTNPLKAYTFLCEQQIIGCAIVSEEEEHEYLELHYNLDPWINTRESKFGTQGCIEQFLVSPIFQRHVAFFTREVHRLSGFDALYYRLKRYDYMYTHRTLPIINVLMNMIPVLPNPIPEYSSQIMEEYQMPQSLLKHHQPFGLYLSTMRLTSMPKIEINQKIVVIGAGSTTISFLESLLFGRNPNYLINFTNVTVVSPHGISYHKQPSTVREMVFVGDGHLDRRYMDSICLKTYVHVVTGVMTSINRKEKYVGLNDDSYLPYDYLFLLCGEQFQKPPQKKKEVVRKRIEFPQNVFIINTEADAGNAFNALKNLTTGQKQGNMVVFGHYLEACCCLAALLEFGVSGNNLVYIDPTSDHIPKYDRHDHITQFFNNSNVETAVLDEILFQGVTIYQDYNFVEWHLDSTKNFITSAKFESKYKFVEIELSALFIYHSKGVSARTFQAIARSGLVFNGRLVIDKDYQTNDPYIFGAGPLTMYSKKYYAEHLMHRYYNAQEIGYNLGREIRKKLIPEEYWDPPQKEPLLRKPVVQHCKFPGDLYYLQVSKPGQPVPLDVATNKCNYGRVFTTGDCKKLDKYGFFRLHLNQFQTVETITCLAKFELNVHNLICLWGKHEILLNHLVLRYDMNMIPDFFDYFNQPWACAIYHKHFPAVLDEIHDLLSNAQTNEGTKLIDEVRNMLETNGWNPLTKLQTDEVEEICRDTMLIPQIERKVLDFLHYNYMYLPMYVHQLLIRWILHQIQTSPLFVKTTFITNTGRRSITQGIPFFQRPSKHSRNLSAELSKMVH; this is encoded by the exons ATGACCACCTTGTGGATACACTACGCCGTGTGGGACAGACGTTACACCACCCTCTTCTTGAAACCCACCCTGCAGGCTCTCTTCCAGCAGTACGAGCCGATGGATAACGTCATCATGGTGTGTCCCCCGGGAATAAACCGACTGGATTTCATCGACGACGTCACGACGCGGGTCCTCCCGTTCGGCTTCACCAACCCCGCCAAAGTCCAGACGTTGTACTTGGCCAAAAAGAGCGATTTCGTCGCCCACTACGTGATCAGGCGAGCGGTCGAAGAAGACAACGACGACCTCGTCGCCATCATCCCCAAGGTGGTCGAGGACCACTACGGACACTACTACATCTCGGAGCTGTTGAGCAACCCGGAGGAAACCGGGCGGCAGATCGTCGTTGCCGAGCACCGCGGGTGCGCGGTCGGGGTTCTTTGCCTGAACGAGGTGGTCAACTACGACCTTCTCAACGAAGAATTCGAACTGGTGCCTTACAACGGGCTCAAGAAGCATTGCACCGACGACGAAGTGATCAGGTCGCAGGTGCCCAGTGCCACCCAGCTGCCGGTCCAGGAAGA CAGCAGTACCGAGCGTCTGTCGAGCATCTCCCTCAACGAGGAGGCCAGAGAAGAGGCGACCCTCGAACAGGAAGAACAAGAGAACTTCTCCGACGATGACTTCTCCCTCGTCAACCTGTCCTCGTCCCTGATCCTCAACTTCTTGTACGACGACGAGGAGAGCGAGCACATGCTCTTCACCGAGAGCGAGACCAGCATCGAGAGCCACTTCAGCGCCGTGGTGCTGAACGAGGAGTACGAAGACCATCTGTACAACGCCGACAAGCCCGAGATCGGGTACGGCGAGGCGGACAAGCGACCCTCGCGAC AGCTCAGACAGGAGAACACGACTATTCCGACGTTCCACGGAGAACCCAACGCCTTCGCCTTGGAGGTGTGCACGTCGGTGGCGGACCACGAGAACTGCCTCTACTTGCTGTTCCAAGCGGCCTTCCATTGCTTCCCCGACAGACACTACTGCGTGGTGTCCCTCCCGACTGACGCGAAAGTCTGCTACTTGATGAAGCACTTCGCCAGGGTGGTGCCGAGATTCAACTCGGTGTTCAACCACGAGCTTTACGTCCTGCACAAGAACGCCATCCTGGGGAAGTTGTGGGCCAGAGTGGGCGTCACCGAGGACAAACCCAAGATCAGCGAGTTGGTCGCGTCGATGATCAAGCCGTCCATCATCGAAGAGATGTTCAAGGAGGCGGTCGACATCAGAACCAACCCGCTGAAGGCCTACACCTTCTTGTGCGAGCAGCAGATCATCGGATGCGCAA TCGTGTCCGAGGAGGAAGAGCACGAGTACCTGGAGCTCCACTACAACCTCGACCCCTGGATCAACACCAGAGAGTCGAAGTTTGGCACCCAAGGGTGCATCGAGCAGTTCTTGGTCTCTCCGATTTTCCAACGTCACGTGGCGTTTTTCACGCGGGAGGTCCACCGGTTGAGCGGCTTCGACGCCCTCTACTACCGGCTGAAGCGGTACGACTACATGTACACCCACAGGACCCTCCCCATAATCAACGTCCTGATGAACATGATCCCGGTGCTGCCCAACCCCATTCCGGAGTACAGCAGCCAGATCATGGAGGAGTACCAGATGCCGCAGTCCCTCCTCAAGCACCACCAACCGTTCGGCCTCTACCTGTCGACCATGCGCCTCACCAGCATGCCCAAGATCGAGATCAACCAGAAGATCGTCGTGATCGGCGCCGGCTCCACCACCATATCCTTCTTGGAGTCGCTGCTCTTCGGCCGCAACCCCAACTACCTCATCAACTTCACCAACGTGACCGTGGTCAGCCCGCACGGGATCTCCTACCACAAGCAGCCCAGCACCGTCAGGGAGATGGTCTTCGTAGGCGACGGCCACCTGGATCGCCGCTACATGGACTCGATCTGCCTCAAGACCTACGTCCACGTGGTGACGGGGGTCATGACCTCGATCAACCGCAAGGAGAAGTACGTGGGGTTGAACGACGATTCGTACCTGCCGTACGACTACTTGTTCCTGCTGTGCGGCGAACAGTTCCAGAAGCCGCCCCAGAAGAAGAAGGAAGTGGTGAGGAAGAGGATCGAGTTCCCGCAGAACGTCTTCATCATCAACACCGAGGCGGACGCGGGGAACGCCTTCAACGCGCTCAAGAACCTCACCACCGGACAGAAGCAAG GCAACATGGTGGTCTTTGGGCACTACCTGGAGGCGTGCTGCTGCTTGGCGGCCCTCCTCGAGTTCGGCGTCTCCGGCAATAACCTCGTCTACATCGACCCCACCTCCGACCACATCCCCAAGTACGACCGCCACGACCACATCACCCAGTTCTTCAACAACAGCAACGTCGAGACGGCGGTGCTCGACGAGATCTTGTTCCAAGGAGTCACCATCTACCAGGACTACAACTTCGTCGAGTGGCACCTCGACTCCACCAAGAACTTCATCACTTCCGCCAAGTTCGAGAGCAAGTACAAGTTCGTCGAGATCGAACTGTCGGCCCTCTTCATCTACCACTCCAAAGGAGTCAGCGCCAGGACCTTCCAGGCCATAGCCAGAAGCGGCCTCGTCTTCAACGGCCGTTTGGTCATCGACAAGGACTACCAAACCAACGACCCGTACATCTTCGGCGCCGGTCCCTTGACCATGTACTCGAAGAAGTACTACGCGGAGCATCTGATGCACCGGTACTACAACGCCCAAGAGATCGGCTACAACCTGGGGAGGGAGATTCGCAAGAAATTGATACCGGAGGAGTACTGGGACCCTCCGCAGAAGGAACCTCTCCTCCGGAAGCCCGTGGTGCAACATTGTAAATTTCCAGGAGATCTCTACTACCTCCAGGTGTCCAAACCGGGCCAGCCCGTGCCTCTAGATGTCGCCACGAACAAGTGCAACTAC GGTCGCGTGTTCACCACCGGGGACTGCAAGAAGCTGGACAAGTACGGGTTCTTCCGCTTGCACCTGAACCAATTCCAAACAGTCGAAACCATCACCTGTCTCGCTAAATTC GAACTGAACGTGCACAACTTGATCTGCCTCTGGGGCAAGCACGAGATCCTCCTCAACCACCTGGTgctccgctacgacatgaacATGATCCCCGACTTCTTCGACTACTTCAACCAGCCGTGGGCTTGCGCCATCTATCACAAGCACTTCCCCGCGGTGCTGGACGAGATCCACGACTTGCTGTCCAACGCCCAGACCAACGAGGGCACCAAGTTGATCGACGAGGTCAGGAACATGTTGGAGACGAACGGGTGGAACCCG CTGACCAAGCTGCAGACGGACGAAGTGGAGGAGATCTGTCGGGATACGATGCTGATACCGCAGATCGAGCGGAAGGTGTTGGACTTCCTGCACTACAACTACATGTATCTGCCGATGTACGTGCACCAGTTGCTGATCAGGTGGATCCTGCACCAGATCCAGACGAGTCCGTTGTTCGTCAAGACCACGTTCATCACCAACACCGGCAGGAGGAGCATCACGCAAGGGATTCCCTTCTTTCAGAGGCCGTCGAAGCATTCGCGCAACTTGAGCGCGGAACTCTCCAAGATGGTTCATTAA